The genomic DNA GCTGATGTCGAACAGCAAGATGCCATCCCGATACTCTTTCATAAGAAGATCGAACTCAGGATGTTTCGTAGTCAGATTCTTACGTTCGGCAGTAGTTACGATATCTCGGATAAAAAGATCGTAAACCTCCTGCATGAAATCTCCCGCATACGATTTCGTAGAGAACGGACAGCGCTGGATATAATAAGCGAACTCACTCTGGGGAAAATCCGTGCCATTCAGATGAAACAAAGTCTTGTTCATGTCTTTCGCCTTCTCGTAGAAAGCAGGATCGGACGGAAAATAGTCGTTGCACAAAGCTTGTAGTTCGGCATAAGCCTCGGGATAGAAGCAATATCCATACTCTTTTTTCATTCGTTCATCAAACGCACCGTAATATTCGAAATTCCGTTCTCCCTGCGCCATCTGGCGAGACCAGGCCTTCTTCTTATCATCGAAAGAAGGAATACCTTTCTTCTCGATCAACTTTATAATGTGATAACCAAAACGAGTTTTCACCGGTCGGGACAATTCCCCCGGAGTGTTCAAAGCGAAAGCAGCCACTTCGAACGGCTCCACCATCTCGCCGACACCAAAAGCTGGCAACTCCCCTCCCCGCTTGGCAGAACCGGCATCAGACGAGTATTCTTTTGCCAACATGGCAAAGTCAGCTCCATCCTTCGCTTTCCGATAAACTTCTTCCGCACGAGCCAATGTTTCAGCCTCTCCAAACTTCACCGAATCTTTCTCAAACGGGATCAGGACATGCGCTACACGTACCAGCCCCGGATTTCGCCTGCGACTGTGTATTTTTATGATATGGAAGCCCATAGTCGTCCGAACCGGCAGAGAGACGGAACCGACGGGCAACGAATAAGCGACATTTTCAAAGGCTTTAACCGTCTGCATCGGCAGCAAACAGTGTACATATTCATAGCCGACATTTTCCTTATCGGCATCTTTCAGTTCTTTGCCGACAGCGGCAAAATCCTCTCCCGCTTGAATACGCTCATAGGCCTCGATCGCTTTCTGATATACCGGAACCGTATCTTTCGATAATGTACGTTGCGGCAAGCGGAACAGAATATGACTCAATTCCAGCACTTCTCCATACCGGTCATATACGGCACGTACAGCAGCTTCCTCTCCATCCTTATCCGACAGATAACTTGAAGTCAATTGAGCCCGATAGCTATCCAATTCATCTTTGAACGCTTTCGTCTTGTCCAGTCCCAAATCTTCCGCTTCCGCCACTTTCAGTTTGAAGTTCTTAAACAACTCCACGTATGCATTCACGGATTTACGGTCAGACAAATTAACTTCGCTATTCTTTTGTGCAATAAAAATAAATTCATCCAACGGGATCTGCTTTCCGGCTACCGTCATCACTACCGAATCGACCGAAACTTGTGCATTTCCTGTCATACAAGCGAATACCAAAGATAATACAAGCAACTTCTTCATTAATCCTTCTTTTACCATATCACGATATCGTTTACAAAAATAACACTAATCTAACGGAGATGCAGCTTAAAAAGTACATTACCCCATTAAATTAGTGTTTTTTATAAATATAAAAACCGACATTCACTTTCAAAAGACAGGCGCCTTTTCATGAAACAGCTATTCCCACCTCTGCAAATCACTCGATTATTTTCTGCAAAAAACGGCTACAAAATAGGTAAAACCGGGAGGTTTTCATTGTCCGGCACGGTACTTTAGTTGCCGGACACCCCCATGTTGCTCCCTCTTACACCCGAATGTACCAGCTCTCTACACCCGGATGTTAAGGATGGTAACATGGGGGTGTTTACGGAATTATCTGCTTGCTTCTGCTAAAAAAAGAGAGTTTTTTTGTGGAATGAAGAACCGTATTTCGCCAATTTAATACCTGTTATATTCGTTTTTACATTTGTTTATTCGATTATTTTATATGCTTTTTCAAAAGCAAAAGAAGGCAATACACTGGTTTTCAATTACATGATAAAAACACCCTGTATCAGAAGTGATAGAGGAGTGATAAAGAAAAACACCCTGTATCACTGCCTCTGACGCTTGAATATTAATAACTACAACCTTCGCAGTGATAGAGTGATAGAGGATTTGCTGAAAACTTCGTATGCAAATCACAACCTTGGAAAATTTTGATGCGGTTGCCCTGAAAGTGGCAGGAATCAATAATATGTCATCAAACGTCAATCCGTCCATGACCACTCTGTCTGCAATAAATGACATAGAACTTATGCCTTAAAAATTATTGCACACAAACCTACAAAACAATTGACAATTAACAATGGACATTTTTGTCGCCCATTGTCAATTGCCAATTGCCAATTGTCAATTATTTAATTTGCCATTTCCGACAGGAACTTAATGCGGACGAGGCGAATCTCTTCTTCCGTATAATCACCACCTAATTCTTCGATTGCATCTTCCAGATCGTCTGTTTCCGAATCCTTGAAGTATTCATAAATATCATCGATATGATCTTCGTCCATCACATCGTTCAAGAAGTAGTCGATATTGATACGGGTTCCAGAATAAACGATCGCTTCTATTTCGTCGAGTAGTTCGTTAAATTCCAATCCGTTCGTCATGGCTATTTCGTCTAACGCCACCTTACGGTCGATACGCTGGATGATCGAAACCTTCAATTTGGATTTATTGGCAACCGTACGAACCCGAAGATCTTCGGGACGTTCGATCTCGTTTTCTTCCACATGACGCTTAATCAGCTCAATGAACTCCTTACCATATCTTTTTGCCTTACCGGCTCCGACACCCGGAATATTCTGCAATTCTTCCAACGTTACCGGATAAGTAGTGGCCATCGCTTCCAGAGACGGATCCTGGAAAATAACGAAAGGAGGCACTTCCAGACGCTTGGACAACTTCTTGCGTAAATCCTTCATCATCGAGAAAAGGGCAGGATCGACCGCACAAGCGGCTCCACCGCGTACGGGAACTTCTTCTTCCTCTTCATCGAATTCGTTGTCTTCTGTAATCTTGAAAGAGACAGGTTTCTTTATAAACTCTTTTCCTTTTTCTGTAATCTTCAACAGACCGTAGTTCTCGATGTCCTTGGCCAAATATCCGGCAATCAATGCTTGACGGATAACGGCATTCCATGTCTTCTCTTCCTCATCCGAACCGGAACCGAAAATCTCCAGTTCATTGTGCTTGTAAGATTGTATTTCGGAGGTCTCGTTGCCGACCAACATGTTGACAATATATTCTGCCTTGAATTTTTCCTTTAACGTACCAACCACTTCGAGTACGGCGCTTAATAATTCCTTTGCTTCCACTTTCTTTTTTGGGTTCAAACAATTATCACAATTTCCACAATTTTCTTCCAGGTATTCTTCACCGAAATAGTGCAACAAGACTTTCCGTCGACATACGGAAGTTTCGGCATAAGCAGCAGTCTCCAGAAGCAACTGCTTACCGATCTCCTGTTCCGCCACAGGTTTTCCCTGCATGAATTTTTCCAATTTCTGCAAGTCTTTATAGGCATAAAAAGCGATGCACTGGCCTTCACCGCCATCACGGCCGGCTCGTCCGGTTTCCTGGTAATATCCTTCGAGGCTTTTGGGAATATCATAATGGATGACATACCGTACGTCGGGTTTGTCGATCCCCATACCGAAAGCAATGGTCGCAACGATCACGTCTGCTTTTTCCATTAGGAACGCATCCTGATTGCTCGAACGCTGCTGCGAATCCATACCGGCATGATAAGGGAGCGCCTTGATACCGTTTGCTTTCAGAATATCGGCAAATTCTTCCACCTTCTTACGGCTCAAACAATAGATAATACCGGATTTTCCCTCGTTGGACTTAATATATTTGATGATCTCGCGGTCGATATTCGCCGTTTTCGGACGAATCTCATAATACAAATTAGAACGGTTGAAGGAGGATTTAAAGACAGAAGCGTCAATCATTCCCAAGTTTTTCTGAATATCGTGCTGCACTTTCGGAGTGGCTGTCGCCGTCAAAGCAATCAACGGACGCTTGCCGATTTCGTTTATGATCGGACGGATACGACGATATTCCGGACGGAAATCATGCCCCCATTCAGAAATACAATGTGCTTCGTCCACTGCATAAAACGAAATATTGACTTGGCGCAGAAACTCCACATTTTCATCTTTGGTCAATGACTCAGGAGCCACGTAGAGCAATTTCGTCCGGCCATTACGGATATCGTCTTTTACCTGGTCGATAGCCGATTTATTCAAGGAAGAGTTTATGAAATGGGCAACCCCGTCCTCTTCGCTGAAATTACGCATGGCATCCACTTGGTTCTTCATCAGGGCTATCAAAGGAGAAATCACTATGGCCGTCCCCTGCATCATAAGAGAAGGCAGTTGATAACACAAAGATTTTCCTCCTCCGGTCGGCATCAACACAAATGTATCATTTCCTGCCAGTACATTTTCGATGATTGCTCTCTGATTTCCTTTAAAGGTATCAAAACCAAAATGTTTTTTGAGCTCTTCTGTCAAATTATCCTTCTTCGCCATACTATTCATATTTTAAAAACCGCCGTCAGGTCATCTGCAGACGGTTTACGTCCGATTTTTCAAACTTTTCCTTCGCATACTCCAACGTGACATGGAGTGTCTTTTCATTTGCAGACGGCATACTGTACATGGCATCCATCATCACAGCCTCCACAATGGAACGTAAGCCACGTGCTCCCAACTTAAACTCAAGTGCCTTATCGACTATAAATTCGAACACGTCTTCGTCAAATGTCAGTTCAATATCATCCATCGCAAACAATTTGATATATTGCTTGATGATCGAGTTCTTCGGTTCCGTCAAGATATTACGAAGCGTACTCCTATCCAACGGGTTCAAATAGGTCAAGATAGGCAGACGTCCGATGATTTCCGGAATCAGGCCAAACGATTTCAAGTCGGTTGGTGTAATGTATTTCAGCAGATTGTTGCGATCCACCTGCGCCGTGTTTTCGTTTGCGGCGTATCCTACTACACGTGTATTCAAACGCTGGGCGATTTTCTTCTCTATTCCGTCGAAAGCGCCACCACATACAAACAGGATATTTTTCGTATCCACGGCAATCATTTTCTGCTCCGGATGCTTGCGCCCACCCTGCGGGGGTACGTTCACGATGGAACCTTCCAAGAGCTTCAGCAAGCCCTGCTGCACACCTTCACCGCTTACATCACGGGTAATGGAAGGATTATCGCTCTTACGGGCGATCTTATCTATTTCATCGATAAATACGATACCACGCTGTGCCGCTTCGACATCATAATCGGCAGCCTGCAACAGACGGGTCAAAATGCTTTCTATATCCTCCCCTACATAACCGGCTTCTGTCAAGACCGTCGCATCTACAATGGCAAACGGGACATGGAGCAATTTGGCGATCGTACGGGCAAGTAGCGTTTTACCTGTCCCCGTAGCACCCACCATAATAATATTCGATTTCTCGATCTCAACATCATCCGATGTTACTTTCTGGATCAAACGTTTGTAATGGTTATACACAGCAACCGACAGATAACGTTTAGCGTCGTCCTGACCTATCACATATTGGTCCAGAAAAGTCTTAATATCCTCAGGCTTAGGCAGATCTTTCTGGTTTAATCCAAAAGAACTCCCCTTGCCAGGCATTTGTTCTTTTACTATTTCGTACGCTTGCTGTGCACATTCATCGCAAATAGCACCGGAAATCCCGTTAATCAACATATTAACGTCCCGGCTACCGCGTCCGCAAAACGTACAGCTATCGCCTGTTTTGGCCATTCCGTATTTGTTTTTTAAAGAGAGTACGTTAAAAGCTCCTGTTCCCGCATTCGATACAAGGGACAAGGGACTTTTAACGCAGCCCCTTACATTAATATTATTTATTACGAACCAGAACCTTGTCGATCATACCGTAAGCCAAAGCTTCCTCTGCCGTCATCCAATAGTCACGGTCACTATCGTGTTCAACCTTTTCATAAGGTTGACCTGAATGAGTTGATATGATTGTGTAGAGTTCCTTCTTTACTTTCAGGATTTCACGAGCCGTGATCTCAATATCCGAAGCCTGTCCCTGCGCACCGCCTAACGGCTGGTGAATCATCACGCGGGAATGAGGCAAGGCCATACGCTTGCCTTTCGTTCCGGCGACCAGCAATACCGCAGCAAAAGAAGCTGCCATACCCGTACAGATAGTCGACACGTCACTACTGATAAACTGCATCGTGTCATAAATACCATATCCTGCATAAACAGAGCCACCCGGAGAATTGATATAAATTGAAATATCCTTGCCCGGATCGCTTGAATCCAGATACAACAACTGTGCCTGGATTACATTTGCCGTATAATCGTCAACCTGTGTACCTAAAAAAATGATACGGTCCATCATCAACCGTGAAAAAACGTCCATCTGAGCAACGTTCAATTGACGCTCTTCGATAATCGTCGGAGATATGTAACTGCTGGTTATATTCATATAACTGTCCAGCGCATTACTGTTCATCCCTAAATGCTTCGTTGCATACTTTCTGAAATCTTCCATAATCTATAGTCTTATTGTGTTACCGAAAAGTCATAAAAAAAGGGATTCCTCTCTTACTTATCGGAATAACAAAGTTATAAATAAATTTCTGAAAGAAACAACTTATTTGCTGTCCGGTAAGATATTTTTTCGAGAGAAAGCCCTTTTTAGATAAAAAAGCTGCTGCTGCCGCTTTTTCAGGTAGTCTTATTCTTCAAAAAGTTTGTTGAATTCGTCGGCTGTCACCTCCTTGGTATCCAGTTCGACTTGTTCTTTCAACCAGCCTGCCAGTTTTTCTTCAACTGCACGGTCAATGATATTCTGCAGCGTCTGCTTGTTTTTCAAAATGTCTTTAGCATAGTTAGCCAATACGTCTTCCGGTACGGAAAGCATTCCATACTGGGCAAACTGGGCTTTAGCTACACGTTTAGCGAAGCCTTCGATATCAGCATCTTCAACTTTCAATCCGTTTTCCTTCACCAGATTTTCTTTGATCAGCTGATATTTCAAGTCTTCTATGATCCGAGGATATTCTTCGTCGATCTTTTCTTTCGTATTCTTTTCATTGGCAACCAGCAACCAACGCTTTAACAGGTCTTCGGCAAACGAAAGTTCACCGGCCTTCTGAACCAGCAGGTCACGGGCATCGACCAAGAACTTGAAGTCGCTCTGCGGAGTGAACTGCTCAGCCAAAGCTTCGCGGATCTTGTTCTTGAATTCTTCTTCGCTGGTAACAACGCCTTCACCGAAGACTTTGTCGAACAATTCCTGGTTCAGCTCTGCATTCTTATGACGAGTCACCTCCGTGATTTCAAAGCTAAAATCGCCTGTGATACCACTGACGGCTTCCTTATTCACTTTCAAGAAAGAAGCGATTTCTGCTTCTGCACCTTCGTAGGCCTTATTCGGATTGAATACGATCACAGAGTTCTTCTTTGCACCGATGAATTTAGCTTTTTCAGCTTCATCCTTTATGTACATCGGCATCAAAACAGCCTCTTCAACAACGATACCGCCTTCTTTCGGAGAACCGTTTTCCAGTTCGGCTACCGTACCTTTCACCAAGTCTTTTTCTTCTACATCCTCAACCTGGTCGTACGTTCCGAAATTAGCCTGGTAAGCCTCGACTTGTTTGCCGATCATTTCGTCGTCGATATTCACCTGGTAATAAGGAACCTTGTCATTTTTGGACAATTCGATCTTGATTTCCGGAGCCAGCGCTACATCAAAACAAAATTCGAAGTCTTCCTGAGTATCGAAGTTGATTTCTTTCTGTTCAGTTTCGTTAGGCAGCGGTTCGCCCAAAATGTTCAGTTTGTTTTCACGGATATAGTTGTACAGGTTTTCAGAAACCAATTTGTTGATTTCTTCGACCAACACATGCTTGCCATACATTTTCTTTACCATACCCATTGGGACCATCCCTTTACGGAAACCCGGCATCTCTGCTTTCTGACGGAAGCTGCGAAGGCTCTTTTCAACCTTGTCTGCATAGTCAGCTTTCACTATTTCCAATTTCACAATGCCTTTTGTAGCATCAATGTTTTTAAGCGAAACGTTCATTCTGAATGATTTATTTAATTAATAGTCTTGTTCGAATTTTAGGGTGCAAAATTAGACTTAATCTTTTAATCTCGCAAATTGTTTGCTTAAATTGTTATAACCGAGATGAATTTAGGAGCAATATTATTTTTTTCAGGATAAATTGTTGTTTATCTAAAATAAATGTATTCCTTTGCGATGTGAAAGGGCATTAACCTTGAACGGACCTAACATTGTTTTTTATTTCTTCATTTACTCGTTACTTGTCGAATATCTCTCACTGTTACGAAATTCCGGTTTACTACTTTCATTGAAGTAACAATTTTATTTTTTAATTTCTATTTTTATGAACATCTATGTTGGAAACCTGAACTATCGTGTTCGGGAAGATGATTTGAAACAAGTAATGGAAGAATACGGTACGGTTGAATCCGTAAAGATCATCAAAGACCGTGAAACAGGCAAATCAAAAGGTTTTGGTTTCGTTGAAATGCCGGACGATGAAGCTGCGAAAAAAGCAATCGCCGAGTTGAACGAAGCAGAATATGAAGGCCGCCAGATAGTAATAAAAGAGGCTCGTCCTAAATAATTACTTTTCCGGGAAAAAATAAGAAACTTCTGCTTAACTTTGAGCAGAAGTTTTTTTATGCTCAAAAATATGTTCTTAAAAGGTATATATGCCGGAAAACCGGCCATCTTCCAATTGACCGTCCTGCTTCTCCTGATTCTGGCAGGCGCAGTTTTCTCATCGCTGATTGCAATGGGATTCTTCTATATGATCTATGGTCTGCACGCCGATATTACGCAGTATTCGGACATGATGCGCCTGTTGCAACTTATTTCAGCCCTCGGCACATTCCTCTTTCCTGCATTGGCACTTGCGTGGCTGTGCAGCTACAATCCGAAAGAATATCTGTCGATCGGGAAAATGCCTAAAGGACACATATTGCTTCTCACATTTCTCAGCATATTTTTGATCACTCCTTCCATCAGCCTGACCGGAATACTGAATAAGCAGATGGAACTGCCATCTTTTATGGAACCCATAGAAAACTGGATGCGGTTGCAAGAGGAAACGGCCGAACAACTGACTCTGAAATTGCTGGCCGGAAGAGGGATCATAACTTTGTTTTTTAACCTGATCGTTATCGCGGTAGCTGCCGGCATTACGGAAGAATTCCTTTTCAGGGGCGCTTTGCAACGGATAATCGGGAAATGGACGTACAATCATCATATCATCATCTGGAGTGCAGCCATCATTTTCAGTACCTTCCACATGCAGTTTTTCGGCTTCCTTCCACGTATGCTGTTAGGAGCTTATTTCGGATATTTACTTTATTGGACCCGGAACATCTGGATACCGGTATTTGCCCACTTCGTTAATAATGCAATTGCTGTCATCAGCATGTCGGATGCCAAATTAAAAGACAACGAATTCATTACCGGAGATATTTCCACACAGAATTTGTTGCCCTACACAATCGTGGCGATCGTTGCGTTATTTTTCTTTGTCCGTTGCTGTCGGAAATTGAAAATTATCAGATCGTCTAATCTTAATTCTTAAAAGTCTTTTTTGCGGAGAACAAAATCCTTACCCAGATATTTTTCACGCACAATTTCATTTTCGGCCAACTGCTCGGCAGTTCCCTGAAAAAGCACTTTCCCTTCGAACAGCAGATAGGCACGGTCACAGATACTCAAAGTCTCGTATACGTTATGATCTGTGATCAGAATCCCGATATTCTTATGTTTCAGCTTTGCGACAATACTCTGGATATCTTGTACGGCAATCGGGTCTACCCCGGCAAACGGTTCGTCAAGCATGATAAATTTCGGATCGATAGCCAGACAGCGAGCGATCTCCGCACGCCGGCGTTCACCTCCGGACAACTGGTCGCCCAAATTCTTCCGCACTTTATTCAGACCAAATTCGGCAATCAGACTCTCCAATTTTTCTTTCTGGTATTCGGATGTTGTCTCTGTCATTTCCAATACGGAACGAATGTTATCCTCCACCGTCATTTTACGGAAAATAGACGCCTCCTGAGCTAAGTAGCCAATACCATTACGAGCGCGTTTATACACCGGAAACTTCGTGATCTCCATATCGTTCAAGAATATCTTTCCTTCATTGGGAGTCACCAACCCTACCGTCATATAGAAAGTAGTCGTTTTCCCAGCTCCATTAGGGCCAAGCAATCCCACGATCTCTCCCTGCTTCACATTGATCGAAACATGATTTACAACGGTACGTGTCTTATATTTTTTAACGAGGTCCTCCGTACGGAGCACCATTTGTTGTTCGTCTGCCATATCCAAAATCTTTGCCACAAAGAAACGGAATTAATTCCTTCTATACAAATCGTTCACTACGCTTTTATTGACTTACAGCCCAGTTTAGATTAAATACAAACCAGAAGTATCAAGCCTGAAATGAACAGTTGTTCCCAGAATTGCGTTATATTTGCAGACTGTAATTGAATAGAAACATAAAATAATGAATAAAGCATTACATCAAGTAGGTGAATATGTCATGTTGATGGGGAAATGCATCTCCGTACCCAACCGGTGGAGCATGTTCTTTAAGCAGTTGATAAAGGAAATATATAAATTAGGAGTCGATTCCCTTTGGATCGTTGTCATCATTTCCATTTTTATCGGTACGGTTATTGCCATCCAGATTTCACTGAATATCAGTTCGCCGCTCATTCCTAAATTTACGATAGGATATACAACGCGTGAAATTATCCTGCTGGAATTTTCTTCTTCCATCATGTCGTTGATTCTGGCGGGTAAAGTCGGTAGCAACATTGCTTCCGAAATCGGGACCATGCGTGTGACGGAGCAGATCGACGCAATGGAGATCATGGGAGTTAACTCCGCCAACTTCCTGATCCTGCCAAAGATGGTCGGTATGATGACTTTCATTCCGGTATTAGTTATCTTCAGTATGTTCACCGGTATTTTGGGAGGTATCGCAGCCAGCCATTCCACAGGAACAGGTATGACACCCGCTTCTTTCGAATATGGTTTACAGTTCTATTTCAATGAGTTCTACATCTGGTACTCCATCATTAAATCCGTTGTGTATGCATTTATTATTTCATCCATAGCCGCCTACTTCGGTTACAATGTAAAAGGCGGTGCACTGGAAGTAGGTAAAGCCAGTACGAACGCGGTCGTTATGAGCAGTATCATGATTCTGCTGGCCGACGTGATCTTAACCAACTTAATGCTGACATAAAAAATGGTAGAAGTAAAACATATCACCAAGTCCTTTGAAGGACGAGTTGTCCTGAATGACATCAGTGCTGTATTCGAAACGGGAAAAACAAACCTGATTATCGGGCGAAGCGGCTCCGGGAAAACGGTTCTTATCAAAAATATTATCGGGCTGATGCGTCCGGATTCGGGAGAGATTTTATATGACGGCCGTGACTTGACATCGATGGATAAGCACGAATTGAACATGTTGCGCCGTGAAATGGGTATGCTGTTCCAAGGATCGGCCTTATTCGACAGCATGACGGTGTTGGAAAATGTCATGTTCCCGCTGGATATGTTCTCAAACGACACTTACAAAGATCGTTTGAAGCGTGCCCAGTTCTGTCTGGACCGTGTGAACCTGTCGGAAGCCGGTCACCTCTATCCTTCTGAGATCAGCGGCGGTATGATGAAACGTGCCGCTATTGCCCGCGCCATCGCCCTGAACCCGAAATATCTGTTCTGTGACGAACCGAACTCCGGCCTGGACCCCAAGACTTCGTTGATTATCGACGACCTGATCCACGATATCACCGCCGAATACAAAATGACGACTATCATCAACACACATGACATGAACTCCGTCATGAATATCGGTGAAAACATTATCTTCATCAAAGAAGGCGTAAAAGAATGGCAGGGGAACAGCAAAGAGGTTATTACTTCCAAGAACAAAGCATTGAACGATTTTATCTTCGCTTCTGACCTGTTCCGTAAGGTAAAAGAGGTCGAGGAAGAAGAGTTAAAAGAAGAAGAACTGAAAGCAAAGTAAAAAAATAATCCGATGCCCATCGGATGAAAAAACGATGGGCATCGGAT from Parabacteroides merdae ATCC 43184 includes the following:
- a CDS encoding peptidylprolyl isomerase, which translates into the protein MVKEGLMKKLLVLSLVFACMTGNAQVSVDSVVMTVAGKQIPLDEFIFIAQKNSEVNLSDRKSVNAYVELFKNFKLKVAEAEDLGLDKTKAFKDELDSYRAQLTSSYLSDKDGEEAAVRAVYDRYGEVLELSHILFRLPQRTLSKDTVPVYQKAIEAYERIQAGEDFAAVGKELKDADKENVGYEYVHCLLPMQTVKAFENVAYSLPVGSVSLPVRTTMGFHIIKIHSRRRNPGLVRVAHVLIPFEKDSVKFGEAETLARAEEVYRKAKDGADFAMLAKEYSSDAGSAKRGGELPAFGVGEMVEPFEVAAFALNTPGELSRPVKTRFGYHIIKLIEKKGIPSFDDKKKAWSRQMAQGERNFEYYGAFDERMKKEYGYCFYPEAYAELQALCNDYFPSDPAFYEKAKDMNKTLFHLNGTDFPQSEFAYYIQRCPFSTKSYAGDFMQEVYDLFIRDIVTTAERKNLTTKHPEFDLLMKEYRDGILLFDISNKEVWNKPMDQQAKAEAEWIEQLNRKYPVTINWKLVKKVSKMTKK
- the recQ gene encoding DNA helicase RecQ, whose protein sequence is MAKKDNLTEELKKHFGFDTFKGNQRAIIENVLAGNDTFVLMPTGGGKSLCYQLPSLMMQGTAIVISPLIALMKNQVDAMRNFSEEDGVAHFINSSLNKSAIDQVKDDIRNGRTKLLYVAPESLTKDENVEFLRQVNISFYAVDEAHCISEWGHDFRPEYRRIRPIINEIGKRPLIALTATATPKVQHDIQKNLGMIDASVFKSSFNRSNLYYEIRPKTANIDREIIKYIKSNEGKSGIIYCLSRKKVEEFADILKANGIKALPYHAGMDSQQRSSNQDAFLMEKADVIVATIAFGMGIDKPDVRYVIHYDIPKSLEGYYQETGRAGRDGGEGQCIAFYAYKDLQKLEKFMQGKPVAEQEIGKQLLLETAAYAETSVCRRKVLLHYFGEEYLEENCGNCDNCLNPKKKVEAKELLSAVLEVVGTLKEKFKAEYIVNMLVGNETSEIQSYKHNELEIFGSGSDEEEKTWNAVIRQALIAGYLAKDIENYGLLKITEKGKEFIKKPVSFKITEDNEFDEEEEEVPVRGGAACAVDPALFSMMKDLRKKLSKRLEVPPFVIFQDPSLEAMATTYPVTLEELQNIPGVGAGKAKRYGKEFIELIKRHVEENEIERPEDLRVRTVANKSKLKVSIIQRIDRKVALDEIAMTNGLEFNELLDEIEAIVYSGTRINIDYFLNDVMDEDHIDDIYEYFKDSETDDLEDAIEELGGDYTEEEIRLVRIKFLSEMAN
- the clpX gene encoding ATP-dependent Clp protease ATP-binding subunit ClpX is translated as MAKTGDSCTFCGRGSRDVNMLINGISGAICDECAQQAYEIVKEQMPGKGSSFGLNQKDLPKPEDIKTFLDQYVIGQDDAKRYLSVAVYNHYKRLIQKVTSDDVEIEKSNIIMVGATGTGKTLLARTIAKLLHVPFAIVDATVLTEAGYVGEDIESILTRLLQAADYDVEAAQRGIVFIDEIDKIARKSDNPSITRDVSGEGVQQGLLKLLEGSIVNVPPQGGRKHPEQKMIAVDTKNILFVCGGAFDGIEKKIAQRLNTRVVGYAANENTAQVDRNNLLKYITPTDLKSFGLIPEIIGRLPILTYLNPLDRSTLRNILTEPKNSIIKQYIKLFAMDDIELTFDEDVFEFIVDKALEFKLGARGLRSIVEAVMMDAMYSMPSANEKTLHVTLEYAKEKFEKSDVNRLQMT
- the clpP gene encoding ATP-dependent Clp endopeptidase proteolytic subunit ClpP — encoded protein: MEDFRKYATKHLGMNSNALDSYMNITSSYISPTIIEERQLNVAQMDVFSRLMMDRIIFLGTQVDDYTANVIQAQLLYLDSSDPGKDISIYINSPGGSVYAGYGIYDTMQFISSDVSTICTGMAASFAAVLLVAGTKGKRMALPHSRVMIHQPLGGAQGQASDIEITAREILKVKKELYTIISTHSGQPYEKVEHDSDRDYWMTAEEALAYGMIDKVLVRNK
- the tig gene encoding trigger factor, which encodes MNVSLKNIDATKGIVKLEIVKADYADKVEKSLRSFRQKAEMPGFRKGMVPMGMVKKMYGKHVLVEEINKLVSENLYNYIRENKLNILGEPLPNETEQKEINFDTQEDFEFCFDVALAPEIKIELSKNDKVPYYQVNIDDEMIGKQVEAYQANFGTYDQVEDVEEKDLVKGTVAELENGSPKEGGIVVEEAVLMPMYIKDEAEKAKFIGAKKNSVIVFNPNKAYEGAEAEIASFLKVNKEAVSGITGDFSFEITEVTRHKNAELNQELFDKVFGEGVVTSEEEFKNKIREALAEQFTPQSDFKFLVDARDLLVQKAGELSFAEDLLKRWLLVANEKNTKEKIDEEYPRIIEDLKYQLIKENLVKENGLKVEDADIEGFAKRVAKAQFAQYGMLSVPEDVLANYAKDILKNKQTLQNIIDRAVEEKLAGWLKEQVELDTKEVTADEFNKLFEE
- a CDS encoding RNA recognition motif domain-containing protein, which gives rise to MNIYVGNLNYRVREDDLKQVMEEYGTVESVKIIKDRETGKSKGFGFVEMPDDEAAKKAIAELNEAEYEGRQIVIKEARPK
- a CDS encoding CPBP family intramembrane glutamic endopeptidase, encoding MFLKGIYAGKPAIFQLTVLLLLILAGAVFSSLIAMGFFYMIYGLHADITQYSDMMRLLQLISALGTFLFPALALAWLCSYNPKEYLSIGKMPKGHILLLTFLSIFLITPSISLTGILNKQMELPSFMEPIENWMRLQEETAEQLTLKLLAGRGIITLFFNLIVIAVAAGITEEFLFRGALQRIIGKWTYNHHIIIWSAAIIFSTFHMQFFGFLPRMLLGAYFGYLLYWTRNIWIPVFAHFVNNAIAVISMSDAKLKDNEFITGDISTQNLLPYTIVAIVALFFFVRCCRKLKIIRSSNLNS
- the lptB gene encoding LPS export ABC transporter ATP-binding protein, encoding MADEQQMVLRTEDLVKKYKTRTVVNHVSINVKQGEIVGLLGPNGAGKTTTFYMTVGLVTPNEGKIFLNDMEITKFPVYKRARNGIGYLAQEASIFRKMTVEDNIRSVLEMTETTSEYQKEKLESLIAEFGLNKVRKNLGDQLSGGERRRAEIARCLAIDPKFIMLDEPFAGVDPIAVQDIQSIVAKLKHKNIGILITDHNVYETLSICDRAYLLFEGKVLFQGTAEQLAENEIVREKYLGKDFVLRKKDF
- a CDS encoding MlaE family ABC transporter permease — translated: MNKALHQVGEYVMLMGKCISVPNRWSMFFKQLIKEIYKLGVDSLWIVVIISIFIGTVIAIQISLNISSPLIPKFTIGYTTREIILLEFSSSIMSLILAGKVGSNIASEIGTMRVTEQIDAMEIMGVNSANFLILPKMVGMMTFIPVLVIFSMFTGILGGIAASHSTGTGMTPASFEYGLQFYFNEFYIWYSIIKSVVYAFIISSIAAYFGYNVKGGALEVGKASTNAVVMSSIMILLADVILTNLMLT